CGGTGAATTCAGCGGATATGCCGCCGACATTACCCGGACGTACCCGGCCAGCGGAAAATTTACGGAACGCCAAAAGCAGATTTACGAACTGGTGCTGGGGGCCCAGGAGGAGGCCGTCCATGCCATCGTCCCGGGCAAAACCCTGTTGCGCGGTTTGACCCCGGTCGTGAAAGATTATTTCAGGAAGAGTCCCTTGCGGGGGCCGAAGGGCGAGGGCGATACGCTGGATCATTACTTCATTCACGGGACCGGACACTGGCTGGGCCTGGCGGTCCACGACGTGGGCGACTACAACCGGCCGATTGACAAGAACATGATCTTTACCATCGAACCCGGACTCTATATTCCGGAAGAGAACCTGGGGGTCCGCATCGAAGATGATTACATGGTCACGGAGGAAGGAAAGGTCGTCAAGCTTTCGTCGCGGCTCCCCAGCTCGATCCAGGAAATTGAACGATTGATGTCAGGCTCGAGCCCGAAAGGCCGTTAGGGACGGCGATCTCAGCGCGCCGGGATGTGTCGCCGGGAGTTCAGGACAAGATTCAATTCAAGGGAGGATTTTTAAAATATGTTTGTCATGGGTAACGATTTACGGCGTGGGATGCTGATCCGGCATAATAATGAACTGCACAAGGTGTTCAGCGTGGAACATCGCACTCCCGGGAACCTTCGGGCTTTTGTACAGGCCAAAATCCGCAATGTGCGAACCGGCGCCATGTTCGAACACCGATTCCGCTCACAGGATTCCGTCGAGAAGGTCAACGTGGATGAGTCGGAGATGGAATACTTGTACAAGGATGGGACGAATTACTTCTTCATGGACACGAAGACCTACGAGCAGACCAACATTTCCGAGGACATGCTCGGGGAAGACGCGAACTACTTGACCCCCAACCTGAAGGTCCAGATCATGGTCTTTGAGGGGCGACCTATTGGCATCGAGTTGCCCGCGACGGTGGACCTCAAGGTGGTGGAAGTGGAGCCCGGGTTGAAGTCCGCCACCGTCTCGAATGTCGGGAAGCCCGCCAAACTTGAAACCGGGCTTACCGTTCAGGTTCCCGCGTTCATCGATGCGGGTGAGGTGATCCGCGTTGA
Above is a genomic segment from Terriglobia bacterium containing:
- the efp gene encoding elongation factor P yields the protein MFVMGNDLRRGMLIRHNNELHKVFSVEHRTPGNLRAFVQAKIRNVRTGAMFEHRFRSQDSVEKVNVDESEMEYLYKDGTNYFFMDTKTYEQTNISEDMLGEDANYLTPNLKVQIMVFEGRPIGIELPATVDLKVVEVEPGLKSATVSNVGKPAKLETGLTVQVPAFIDAGEVIRVDTEEGKYLERVR